Genomic segment of Lepus europaeus isolate LE1 chromosome 6, mLepTim1.pri, whole genome shotgun sequence:
caagtgacagctttaccattgcactacaacaccagccccttcagattttcttaaataaaacattacagaaaaGTTATGgtccccacctccctcaccccaagGGTGTACTTGCTCACTCTCATGGGGTTAAGGGTGTAAATCCAGTCCATCATTAAACTCAGCTATATACAAGTATATTCATAAATGGCACATAGATGTATATATGTGAAACAATACAAATGGCATACTGTTATTTTCAAGATCCATCGGTGTTATAATTACCATATTGCATTTCATCATGAGATTCAGATTTGTTACTCCATCTCCATGGACACTGTTTCTCaatattatggacattttgtaCATACTTtagcctctgtaactctaacctATCAGGTTCAAACTGCTATCAGCAACAGCCTGTGAAATTCCTTGCTCTACATCCTTACCTGTACTTGGTACTGTCAGATTCTAAATTTTTGTCATGCCAGTGGATGAGAAATAATagctgttttatttccttttcactaTTTGAAGTTTTTCTTCCAAGTTACCTATTTATGTTGCTTTACTTTTTCTGAGGTGGCTTTTCTTCCTGATTCAAGTATAATGCAAAAAACTAATCAAAaactttctacctctctctctgcctctcctctctctgtgtaactctttcaaataaataaataaatcttaaaaaaaaagggggagggggggcggccggcgccatggctcacttggctaatcctctgcctgcggtgctggcgccctgggttctagtcctggttggggcgccagattctgtcccggttgctcctcttccagtccagctctaactgtggcctgagagtgcagtggaggatggcccaagtgcttgggccctgcacccacatgggagaccaggagaagcacctggctcctggctttggatcagcgcagtgcactggccgcagtggccattgaggggtgaaccaatggaaaaggaagacctttctctctgtccactctgtccaaaaaaaaaaaaaaaaaccacaaaacaaacaaacaaaaaacctttcaATACCTTTACTtggtaggttaaaaaaaaaaatggtgccttTATGTCTGTCTCCTCAGTTTAAGAAAGCCTTTATTTGAAACTGAAAGTCAGCTGAGGCTAGGGAGAGCCCTGCAGCAAACCTGAGATCTTAGGAGATGGACACAGCATGGGGTTTGCCGGAAGAAGAGTTGATTTCACTGGAAACTAGAAAATGGTCCCAGCATCAAATCTCTGTTTCAAACTAGGACCAATCCTGACAAAAGAGCTGACTTTCTCTTCAAATATTGGACAACATGATTTGGACACAAAGAATAAACAGATTCAGCAGTGGATTGAGAAAAAATACCAAGTTCAAATTACTATAAAGAAGGGGAAAAATGCAGATGAGCCAGAAAACAAAACGGTAAGTGGAAACAGGTATGCCAGTTGCTTGTGTTTCCTGGGAAAACTTAAAACCAAAACAGTGACTGGAAGTTCTGCCATTTAGTAATGGTAATAGCTTACCAATGTGTTTTTCAAAATGCAGGCACATTGTGCATACATTTCTCAAATGGAAACATTCTCTAGTCTGTAATTTAACAATTATATAGTGCTCTGATATACAAACTGAAGAGTAGCCAACCCTCACATGGAAAACTGGAAACTGGACACATCGTGTCTCTTCTAAGTCTTATGGGCATTTCAGAGACTGTCTTCCAGAGAGCATCTATGGGTTTGTAATCCCAGGATGTCCATGGAACACCTACTTTGCTTTTAATTGGGCAACTTATCACTCACTAAAGGTAGCATTAGTCCAGTGGTTTTGAACCGTAATCTATGTTAGAATCACTTCAGCACAGGCCCAGAATTTTTGGAGCACAGGTCTCTTTTCTTAATCACCCCATGTGATTCTGTGTTAGTGTTGCAAGTATTTTGAGAGGTACACTAGCTGACAGTTTCAGGGAATAAGGAGATACTTTGTCAAGGCTCAGCTTTGGGACTTTGTGCTTGTTTTTGCAAGAGCATTCTAGGGCCAAAGATAGCCCCTTTCTGCTGTGACAGTGGAGATTTAGGACCTCAGAGCCTTCTGTGTATTAGTTACATGGAGCTGCTGTACAGAGTCCAATCAACCAGATATGTATGAGTTAATTAGTCACTTAAGTGGCAGCAATTaaaggcagtttttttttaaggacaagggtttattgggggaaactcgACAGACCGGAGGCAAGgggtaaagaaggaaaagaggagaaggagagcatgaaagagagatcaaaagagagaattagagagagatcgagagaatGAGctatgtgttcaggaacaggtcctcttaaaactttgggggggggggcgagcgctaaggaagtaggagcagcaaatacTATTAGGATGGGGGTAGAGCAGACACCGGTGGTtaggccatggggtcacctggcttccagccatggtggcaggggctagagcctaggatggtgtccgggGTGTAGGTTGTGCCACAGTTAATACTCTGCCATTTTACTGACATTccatccttttgttttttataaagcaagagtgTATGGGATTATATTAGCTCCAGAAGTccaggaagggcagagggacgatgatctgtctttagagctacttcctgctgatatggggcGATGAAGTACTCTCTGCTGTCAttgggtgatgtctcaagccactgtctcctgggtggggaactgagtatatccctgtagcagtaTTTGGTTGACTGACTGGctggtgaaggccttggttcattccattatcacctcctgtaaacacttaaacacaCGCTGGTATAAAAGGGTGAGAACAGCAACCAACGGTCCTAATAGTGGTATTAACTaaataatgagaggatttcatagaggagaggaaattgggggggggggggggtcctctggacccttgtgaagactgatGGATGTAGTTTAAAGCTGATctcaaccaagactgggagaaaggccattcatattttgcaggtagaggggtttgagGAGAAATTCTGATCACaaaacattaagtgggggagaggaccatcagtacacacaggttgggagtagagccattgatgtaaaagtagaggctatgattacaaaggaatgaggccccaagtgggctagacagggtctagccattattagaggacctaaaaAAAGTGCTGTGTAAACCACGAATCAGTTCtccgattgagaggcaaacaaaCTGATAGAagggttggggccggcactgtgaggtagagggtaaagctgccccctgcagtgctggcagcccatatgggcaccggttcaagtcctggctgctccacttctgatccagctctctgctatggcctgggaaagcagtagaagatggcccaagttcttgtgcccctgtacccacatgggaaacccggaggaagttcctggctcctggcttcagatcagcgcagctccggccattatggccaattggggaatgagcaagcagatggacgatgtctctctttccacctctcctctctctgtgtaactctgactttcaaatatataaatacaacttaaaaaaaaaataaactgacagaagtaataatctggtgggctttaaggccttgtcagttatgaggcccaacctatctatctcttcacatggggtacgtcctaagggaggtatgagcctccttggggaaggcaccctgtttacttccattacctagctggcctgggaggagagctggccaggtaaaggcaggtagcATCTCTGACAGGAAGAAGGCAGATTTTTTATAAGTACTGGAGTATGAACATTAGAAAGCATCAAAGACACtggctttattttttacttttgcttatttgagagacaaaactGTAGAGAGAGGGGAAGTGTGCAtgctcctatcctctggttcactccccagatgcctgcaacggccaaggctgggccaggaatgcagtccagggctcccaagaaggtgacaggaactcaaccacttgagccatcaatgctgcctcccaggccttcctgcattagtagggagctggatgggggcagggctgggatccACATcttggcactgtgatatggaatacAAGCGCCTTATttgccaggctaaatgcccactcctaggACAGTGACTTTAAATTCATCTTTGGCTGTTTTCCCTTTTTAGGAGGAGCTATTTAATCAAATACTCCAGACAATGCCTGGAATAGCCACCTTCAAATCCAAGCCACAAGCTGTTAAAGGAGGAAAAGCTGTAATGTGTGTTCTTCGTCATTTgagcaaaaaggaagagaatacaTATAAAGAATCTCAAGGGACCCAGAAAAGAGACACTTTGCACAAAGAAAGTAGAAGTGACAGGGAATCAAATGATCCACATCAGTgactaataaagaaaatatgcttgGTGTGAAAATAAGCTCACTAGTCCGTGGTCCTTTAAACAACGCAGGGTGCCATTCAGGTGAGGGTAAGCACAGCAACTGTTGAGAGCACCCTGTCTTCAACACAGTCCAGTGACTCTCCGTTTTTAGGCAACTCTCGCTCTTGTTTCCTTTTAGGGGGGATATAGCCACTGAGATGGGAGGCGAGGCTCCGTTTCTCACGAGATCGTTTTACCTGGGGGAATAAGGATGATAAGAATGAGAATTCAAAAGCTGCCGTACCTGAATGAATCTGATAATCGCTGGATGTTCTAACAGATACGACACAGAACATTCCTATATAGGAGAGTCCGCAAACTATGCCGACTCACACCGTGGGGTGTCTGGAAATAGTCCAGACAGGACGTATCTGGCTTTAGgcaatttgctttataatcagaGCTCGCCCAGGTATTTTCAACTTACTTTGAGCTTTATCTTGTCAGGGTCGTGCACAACAGCATGCCGTGTGAGACTTTGCTACAatgaaggaaaagggaaaagttgtattttaaaaatatcaccagTGCTAGGTGTCTATGACTATGAAAACACCGTCAGTTTTAAACTATTAATCTTCCTTCTATTAAGTGCTAGAAGGATTTGAGGGATTTGACCTCTATCTAACAGCCTTCCCCCACTGAGAGTAAAGAAAGAATCCTTCCTCAAACCCTAGACCTAAATCACTGCCTTTTCCAGAGACAGCCAGGAACTCACACCATCCCAACCACCCGTGGCCCCATCCTTCCTCCGTGGGGCACCTGGTCCAAACTGTTCCACCATCCAGCAGAGTCTGAACCGTGTTCCCAAAAGCCTGGGGGAACCCTGACCAGCTGCTGACCACCGCAGCTCCCTGCTGTTCACTAATGGCCTGCACTGTGCTGAGCGAGCCtcgtttccctctctgtaacagtTCACAGGAACCACAGTGGCAGCCTCAGTGGGATCCCCCGAGCTGTGTGTCCCTTCGCTCCTTGTTGCTCTTCTCCAGCTCCAGGAGGCAGGGATCCAAAAGGACCCTGTGGGACAGGGTACGCTGTATGCTGTACCCATCAGAGTCCCCTGGAGGACTTGTTGCAACACAGATCCCTGCCCCAGTGGGGCCACAGGGGCCTGGGAACCCGCATTCCTGTGCTCCTGATCTAGGGCCATACTTGAGATCCTCTGACCTTGGCAAACCTACAGGCTGTGCAGGTGTTAGTGGGCAGGCGCCCCAGGGGAGCCAGAATAGAAGGTGTGTGGGGCCCTGCTCACCAGCCCTCCTGTCTGCTGCCCCGAGCCACCACCCTGGAACCCAGATCGAATGTGCAGGTTGAGCACTTACTTTCATGGCGAACGTTTTGCCACAGCCCGCGTGCTCACACACAAATGGGCGCATTTCTTCATGGAAGGAGAGGATGTGGCTCTGCAGATTAAACACAGTGGTGTAGGTCCGCCCACAGCCTTCCCGTGGACAGCGACATACGTCCCTCGCTGGGGCGTGAGTCTTCATGTGTTGCTTAAGGTAATCTTTGCGCTTAAACGTTCTCTGGCATACTTCACAGGTTGTTACCTCTGGTGGAGCAGACAGACAGATTTAACCATCTTCCCCATCTGTGACCCTGGAGAAAAAATCAGTACTGAAGAGCTAAGTACCACTCAATGCTTTAAGCCTTGTAACTATACACACACAATACAGGAGCTCTAAACCCACTTATCACTGTGGCCACATCTGTCTTGGGTCTTCAAGGTGCTCACGGGATCCCCAGGCTTCTTGGGTTGCACTTCCCAGGATCTGGGGTTCTCGGCACCGAGGCCGTGGCAAGTGGTGAAAGTGAAATGGATCCGTTTCCCTCCTTGTCTTCCGTATAGAGGGCATTGGTCACCAAACAGCCTCAAAGGACACTCCGGCCTCCCCAGAGCCTTTCCACCTGCCCTGTGTCTGCAAcagcagcagctgagacacgTGGCACGGCTCTGCTCACCTGTCCGACAGCCGATGCACCTAACACTTCCTGCACGTGAAGCAGAACCCCTCCTACTTTAAAGCTCGCCCTCAGTATTTCACCTTCAAGAGCACTAGCAATGCCACAGAGACGGATGTGTACCCCACGCCGTTCACGGCTGCCTTGCCTTTATGGGCTTCTCTTGTGTGTTTCAGGAGCTCTGTCCATGTTTTGGCCACAAAGGAACATCCCTTTTGACATGTGTAacctgtttaaaataaaaaaaagtaggttGGTGCACTGCCCTTTGTGAGCACTCTATAAAAACTGACCATAATTAGAAAGGAAACTTAAATGCCTACACAgcttttctccctcttctctctacGATTCTAATCTGTTACTCTCGAGATGGGAATAAGAACTAAGAGGTTTCTGTGATGGTGAAACCACGCAATTGTGTAGCACGATGCTTCACCTCAGCCCCCCAGGAAGGATGCCTTTCCTCGCTCCCCACTGCTGCAGGCCCCTCCTGCAGTCTCGAGTTCCCTCCCCTGAGCCCCACCTCCCTGGTGCTTGCCTCCTTCACCCTCAGCAAATGTGTCCCACAGTCCTTTGTCCCAGGGAGACCACCAACACCTATCACAGTAGTTATATGcccacccctcacctcctctAGTCTTGCCATCTTGTACGATTCacactgaaggaaaaaaagaaaaaaaaaaaaaaaaaaaaccacatgtgTAGCTAAGgaagaaagaactagaagaacCAGAAAAAACACTGCACTAGAATTTTTTTCCGGATAAAAATACTGAACAAAAATGGACACTGAACAAAGCACTGTCAACCTAAcagcaggcggaggctcagccaCCAGAAACTTGGTGGGGCTGCCACTCACTCTCACTCATCTTGTTTTTACAAACCCAAATTCATAAATCCTAAGGGTTGGGAAATTGGAATACAGACAGCAGAAATCCCTCATGAAAACAGGCAATACATTCAAGCAGTTAATGCAAtcaagtgttttttgtttgtttgtttaagttgCAGCTTGCTTACTGCTGAAATTCAAACTATCATCCAAGACTTCTGAATgaccaaaaagggaaagaacagcACAGGTGATTCAAAAGAACTCAAAAAATAAGGCCCCACAAAGTAGCCAGCCTTGGCTAGATAGGGATGTGCAGCTAAGTGTAAAAGCACAGCCAGGCACTGAGCTGTgcgtggcaggaacgcaggagggcCGACGTCCACTGCGTCTGGACACAGGGAGACCTGAATAAGCAGAGTGCTGtcccccctgcctgcctgcctgcctgtgtgaCCACAGAGTAGACCAGAACCATTCATCGCATCCTGCGGGGAGAGCACTCATGAGGCGTCTGTACCTACCCTCGTGGACCTTGGCATGCCGCTTCAGCCTGCTAGGGGAGGCGAAGTGTTTCCCACATCCCTCCTGGGCACACCTGGGTTAGCAGTACAGGAAACATTAGCCAATCCATTCTCCCAGAGGATATGCTTAAGGTAAAGGGTACTGTTTCTCACCACCACAACCAAACCAGCCATATGAAAATAAGAATTACAGTGTGGACCTAATCACTGGTGGGATTCAAGTTAGTTGGCCAGCCTTAgggcaaaacagagaaaaaaaccacaatacttttttttttgcttatgtgACCAAAGTAAACGCGTGCTTTCTTCTTTATACCTCTGAAAATACTCCAGCTCCCACAGAGTTGAAAAAGGGATCTGAGCTGGCTCAGGCAACCCAAGCCATCTGGGACCATTAGCACCTGGTCTGTCTGACGGTCCCGTGGATAAGGAGCCAGGCAGCACAGGCAGCACAGGCAGCGGCCTCTGGCGAGCAGTACTCAGCCTGTGCTGCCTCCGTGCTGAAGATGCCATCAGCCCAGCGACAAGCTGCAGAGCCATGAGGCAAGCACTGTCCCTGCAGTGGCTCCAAGGCCAAGGGCGGCCTGAGCGAGCCAGGAGAAAGGCACGGCTGGTGGCGGGGATGCCTGGcacccttcccaggtgcatccctACGTGTCCCCCCCTCACACATTCCTGAGAAACCGCAGGCCGAGCCCAAGGACTACTGTCTCGCTCTACAGAAAAACAGCCTATAATGGCACTTCACGCATCTGACCTAACTGGCTTTGTCTGAACAGTGGAGTCATTTCTTAGTCTTCACACTTAACCACAGCTGTGATAACCTCACAAATGACCTTAAAACAGGAAATGCTTCTTTTAGGAAAGCCAAAGCAAGACTGTGCTTTTGCAATGTCCCAGCACATAagtgggcacacacacagcacacgtgAATGGAAACACTCTGGCTTCCCTACTCTGCATTTGGGTCTGACGCACACCTGGAACTTGGAAGGTTTCGGCCACAAGAAGTACCTACTTGAAGGGTGGCTCATTGGTGTGCTGGCTCTGATGCGTCTTCAGCTGCTGGTGTTTCCTGAAGGCCTTCTGACAGCCCTCAAAGCCGCACTGTGTAGGAAGCGTCTGTTAGTCTTGAGGAAGAATCAGAGACAACAGCTCGTAGCGATCCTCTCAGACAAAACTGTTTTGGAAATTATACAATTCCCACTTCCGCCTAGTTAGTCATGGTAAAATTCAGTTTTATGTCAGAAAGCTTTTAcagggaccagcgccgtggctcacttggttaatcctccgcccgtggtgctggcattccatatgggtgccaggttctagtcccggctgctcctcttccagtcccgttctctgctgtggcctgggaaggcagtggaggatggcccaaagtgcttgtgccctgcacccacaaaggagaacaggaggaaacacctggcacctggcttcggatcggcacagctccagccgttgcggccatctggagagtgaaccaacgggaggaagacctttctctctgtctctctttgtctgtaactctacctgtcaaatctaAAAAAAGCTTTTACAGTGAAAGACATTTGAGAAAGCAGAAATGTTTCCACTGGGAGACACTTTAATTCCATCATGTCTTCTCCCCAAGTGTCAGGTTACCTGCAGATACCTCACAGGCAGAATGTCTCATGAAAACTTCAGAAGCATAAGCAGTACGTAGACAAATATTCAGAAAATTGAGGCACATAAAAGCATCATACTTACTACATACTGCTTTTGCTGATTTTCATGTTTGCGTTCAAAATGTTTCTTCAAGTTCGATTTTGTGTTGAATTTCTGATCACAGTCACTAGCTGTGCAGCTGTAAGAAATTGTACAGACCATAAAGAGAAGTTTTCAAATGCATACATCCTCCCAGTTTACAAAAGCCAATGATGCCAAAGAGCATAAAGTGCCTTCAACAAATTCCCAAGTGGCAATCACACCTTGCTTTGCAAGTCTGATGAGACTACCCGGCCGCGAGACCTTCCTGGTGCTGGGCCTTGGAAATAAAGCCCGCCACGTCACACATCCACACACTAGGTAGAAGGGAAAATGAGAAACACTCGTCCCTAAAGCCTAAACCCTGCTCAGGCTTCAGGTAAACTGCTCTCTGGATTCTGATAACCGTCATCCTGCTGTAAACTGGATTCCAGAAAGATCTCCACCTGGTTCAGCTCATTGTTAGAGTGGCACCACTCAGAGCAGAACCATAAGCCCTTTGCCCTCTGGCACATCACCAGGCCATTCCAGTTCCGCTAACCTTGGCATCTCAGCCTTGAATGATCTAAATCTTATGTTAAGTCTTGTGTACAGGGAAGGGAGCCCCTCTTGTGACGAGTCTCCCTAAGCCTGACGGATGGAGCACGGTGTCCTTTCCAGGCCCTGGGCTTGGCCATCACTCACTGATACACTGAGCAATACTCAGGTCAGGAACCATGCAGTCTCCTGAGCGAGGCAGAGAGACCCAGAGACAGAGTGACCGTGACAGGGGGGTATACAGCACAGAGGCACGCAGCAGTCCCCTGACCTCAGGGACACAATGCTGAGTGGTAGCTGGGCAGACGGCCAACACAAAGACTATCCAACCTCCTCCCCTGTTATTAGGAATGGACACATGCAAGGCCAAGCCTGGCCCAAGCTGCTGAATTTCCACAAAGTATCTAAAATGGAGACAAGTCTGTTACCCCTTCCTGCTTCCCGCCGGCTGGAATGCTGATGTAACAGCTAGGGCTCCAAAAGGCATCTTGGACTATGAGGTTGAAGCCCCAAGATGAGGAT
This window contains:
- the GTF3A gene encoding transcription factor IIIA, with translation MAGKLRSHCPSALQHATKGIHRGDKPTTCQERDRVNDARSVLPTGRSTFSRATLPEVLGARVRGRGLRTPVRGGTCLCTWPRAWPPGALEPPVSVTEAVSSLTIADAFVAAGENSAPPPRRFICSFPECSANYNKAWKLDAHLCKHTGERPFVCDHEGCGKAFIRDYHLSRHALIHTGEKPFVCTASDCDQKFNTKSNLKKHFERKHENQQKQYVCGFEGCQKAFRKHQQLKTHQSQHTNEPPFKCAQEGCGKHFASPSRLKRHAKVHEGYTCQKGCSFVAKTWTELLKHTREAHKEVTTCEVCQRTFKRKDYLKQHMKTHAPARDVCRCPREGCGRTYTTVFNLQSHILSFHEEMRPFVCEHAGCGKTFAMKQSLTRHAVVHDPDKIKLKVKRSREKRSLASHLSGYIPPKRKQERELPKNGESLDCVEDRVLSTVAVLTLT